A portion of the Scleropages formosus chromosome 15, fSclFor1.1, whole genome shotgun sequence genome contains these proteins:
- the sertad4 gene encoding SERTA domain-containing protein 4, producing MTLVLSMNLFCEHAASEGEPTRPPYHPIWESERCSKSCVSSPSPLGCAVEDLAEEPHCRRPPDHVVTSRVSYFKRKFVDDEEPPFNFRSYCQTVAPVLEERAHVLRLSLEKMRFIDDPEAFLRRSVLVNNLLRRLRAEILLQSEWCFPPGPAPGPGPSPSLGPTPMCPWEAPQGPFRKRFRLIRGEAQECLQACCCFYGGRYLRLPFSVYEDATTSSPSPSSSSSPTTPFCTTSSPSFSHSLPMEGQRTRLDSLYPGLEPPEAREAAELLEPKERALLRERVAPRDGERGKGTVASHSRWGELRPEPSSWGLDSRKL from the exons atgacCCTGGTCCTGTCCATGAATCTGTTCTGCGAGCACGCTGCTTCCGAAGGGGAACCCACGCGCCCGCCCTACCACCCCATCTGGGAGTCCGAGCGCTGCAGTAAGAGCTGCGTGTCCAGCCCCTCGCCGCTGGGATGCGCTGTGGAGGACCTCGCGGAGG AGCCTCACTGCAGAAGACCGCCGGATCACGTGGTCACGTCGAGGGTCTCCTATTTTAAAAGGAAGTTTGTGGACGATGAAGAACCTCCCTTCAACTTCCGGAGTTACTGCCAGACG GTGGCGCCGGTTTTGGAGGAGCGCGCCCATGTGCTGCGCCTGTCCCTGGAGAAGATGCGCTTCATCGACGACCCCGAGGCCTTCCTCCGACGCTCCGTCCTCGTCAACAACCTGCTGCGGAGGCTCCGTGCCGAGATCCTTCTGCAAAGCGAGTGGTGCTTCCCGCCAGGCCCCGCCCCTGGACCAGGCCCCAGCCCCAGTCTTGGCCCCACCCCCATGTGCCCCTGGGAAGCTCCGCAGGGGCCGTTCCGCAAGCGTTTCCGGCTGATCCGCGGCGAGGCCCAGGAGTGCCTGCAGGCCTGCTGCTGCTTCTATGGCGGGCGCTACCTACGTTTGCCCTTCTCGGTCTACGAGGACGCCACCACTTCCTCTCCctccccatcctcctcctcttcacccACCACCCCGTTCTGCACAActtcctctccctccttctctcattCACTTCCCATGGAGGGTCAGAGAACCCGACTGGACTCCTTGTACCCTGGCCTGGAGCCCCCTGAGGCGAGGGAAGCCGCGGAGTTGCTGGAGCCCAAAGAGCGGGCCCTGCTACGTGAGAGGGTGGCCCCACGTGACGGGGAGCGCGGGAAGGGTACGGTGGCATCCCACTCGAGGTGGGGTGAGCTCAGGCCCGAGCCTAGCAGCTGGGGCTTGGACAGCAGGAAACTGTGA